One genomic segment of Helianthus annuus cultivar XRQ/B chromosome 14, HanXRQr2.0-SUNRISE, whole genome shotgun sequence includes these proteins:
- the LOC110906949 gene encoding uncharacterized protein LOC110906949: MGKGDEYRPPDSISGKWTDINKKCINFQTVYQRLFSGWKSGCNDEDITQAALVEYTEANGHFPYMRCWQILRHSPKWATVSTPSGRSGNKRPSKRSKTNESGEPEKPTSDARNTDLNEDIPHDEPVEELPRPPGRSRRAKKPESSSMGTDMSNAFSEINKRLQVIHELGTKRMEENREVTEIMRDRQWAHDFEFYSKPHDHLTGKALKMALAQKERIEKQYNL, from the coding sequence ATGGGTAAAGGAGACGAATACCGCCCACCGGACTCTATATCGGGGAAGTGGACCGATATAAACAAGAAATGCATAAACTTTCAAACCGTGTACCAACGCTTGTTTTCCGGATGGAAAAGTGGATGTAACGATGAAGACATTACGCAAGCGGCATTGGTCGAGTATACGGAGGCTAATGGCCATTTCCCGTACATGAGGTGTTGGCAAATCCTTCGCCATAGCCCCAAATGGGCCACCGTATCTACTCCGAGTGGTCGTTCGGGAAATAAACGGCCATCAAAGAGGTCCAAAACAAACGAGTCGGGTGAACCCGAAAAGCCAACCTCCGACGCTCGAAACACCGACTTGAACGAGGATATTCCGCATGACGAGCCGGTGGAGGAGCTACCAAGACCGCCCGGAAGAAGTAGGCGGGCGAAAAAGCCCGAGTCGTCATCTATGGGAACAGATATGAGTAACGCATTTTCGGAGATAAACAAGCGACTTCAAGTCATACACGAACTTGGTACTAAACGTATGGAGGAGAACCGCGAAGTTACGGAGATTATGCGGGATAGACAATGGGCTCACGACTTTGAGTTCTACTCAAAACCGCACGACCACCTTACCGGAAAAGCTTTGAAGATGGCGTTGGCCCAAAAGGAAAGGATCGAAAAACAATATAATCTTTGA